One window of the Pirellulales bacterium genome contains the following:
- the carA gene encoding glutamine-hydrolyzing carbamoyl-phosphate synthase small subunit, which translates to MTEVAKLALEDGTIWTGVSFGAAGEVDGEVCFNTSMTGYQEILTDPSYRGQIVTMTYPEIGNYGVNGEDVESAKPHLAGFIVRQNSRRASNFRATGGIDDYLARAGVVGLAGIDTRALVRHIRNQGAMKGVLSTVDLHDDSLVAKARSSPGLVGRDLVREVIPDQPRDWHERLSPWTRLATPVGQASRPDTTVPTSAFPHVVAMDYGMKWNIARYLTDMGCQVTIVPGTACAEQILSHKPDGVFLSNGPGDPEPLNYAIDAIRGVLGKAPVFGICLGHQLLSLACGAKTFKLKFGHRGANQPVMNLDTGRVEITCQNHGFAVAEDTLPPELEVTHRNLNDRTIEGIRHRSLPAFSVQYHPEASAGPHDSDYLFSRFRELMAV; encoded by the coding sequence ATGACAGAAGTCGCGAAGCTTGCTCTCGAAGACGGAACGATCTGGACTGGCGTGTCGTTTGGCGCGGCGGGTGAGGTCGATGGCGAAGTTTGTTTCAATACCTCGATGACCGGTTATCAGGAAATCCTGACCGATCCGAGCTATCGCGGCCAGATCGTCACCATGACGTATCCGGAGATCGGCAATTACGGCGTGAACGGCGAAGACGTCGAAAGTGCTAAGCCACATTTGGCCGGATTTATCGTCCGGCAAAATAGTCGCCGGGCGAGCAATTTCCGCGCGACCGGCGGAATCGACGACTACCTCGCTCGCGCCGGCGTTGTCGGCCTCGCGGGCATCGACACACGAGCACTTGTCCGACATATCCGCAACCAAGGGGCGATGAAGGGGGTCTTGTCCACCGTTGATTTGCACGACGACAGCCTGGTCGCCAAAGCCCGCTCCAGCCCTGGCCTTGTCGGTCGCGACCTGGTCCGCGAAGTTATCCCCGATCAACCGCGCGATTGGCACGAGCGCCTCAGCCCCTGGACGAGGCTGGCAACGCCCGTCGGTCAGGCATCCCGGCCCGACACCACCGTCCCGACTTCGGCTTTCCCGCACGTTGTCGCCATGGATTACGGGATGAAGTGGAATATCGCCCGCTATCTGACCGACATGGGATGCCAGGTTACGATCGTCCCCGGCACGGCCTGCGCCGAGCAAATCCTTTCCCACAAACCCGACGGCGTATTCCTTTCGAATGGCCCCGGCGATCCCGAGCCGCTGAACTACGCGATCGACGCGATCCGCGGCGTGCTCGGCAAGGCGCCGGTCTTCGGCATCTGCCTCGGCCATCAACTTCTCTCGCTTGCGTGCGGTGCGAAAACCTTCAAACTCAAATTCGGACATCGCGGAGCGAACCAACCGGTGATGAATCTGGACACGGGCCGCGTGGAAATTACCTGCCAAAACCACGGCTTCGCCGTCGCCGAGGACACGCTGCCGCCCGAACTTGAAGTGACCCATCGCAATCTCAACGATCGCACGATCGAAGGTATCCGCCATCGCAGTCTGCCGGCCTTTAGCGTTCAATACCACCCCGAAGCCTCCGCCGGCCCGCACGACAGCGACTATCTCTTCTCCCGCTTCCGCGAGCTGATGGCCGTCTAG